TACTCCCGTTTTCGAAGATCATCAATCCCAGACTGGGCACCGGCGGCTGGACTCCCAGCCCCAGCCAGCTTAGCGCCACCTCGGCGCCGGCAATGCTGCCCATGCCGATGGAGACCATGACCACTATCGGTGGCAGGAGATTGGGAAAGATGTGGCGGGCTATAATTCTCAGATGCGAAGCTCCCAGCGCCCTGGCGGCCAGAATATATTGATTCTGCTTAATGCTGAGCACCTGGCCCCGGACTACCCTGGCCATACCTACCCAGCTCACAATAGCCAGAGCGCCGAAGACGACGAGGTAATCGACCACACCCGATTGTACAATGCCTCCGATATCCGTTGAATCTTCGATAGCCCGCACGAAGTCCAGCACCCTGGGTTTTAGCGTTGCCGCGATGAGTATAACCAGCAGAATATCGGGAAAGGCGAGGAAGACCTCGCCGGTGCGCATGATAGCGCTGTCAGCCCACCTGCCGAAATAGCCCGAGACAAGCCCCAGGGCTATGCCCAGCAGTAAACCTCCGGCTAACATAGCGGCTACGGTAACGATGACCGTGGTGCGGATACCGTAGACAATTCTGCTGAACATATCCCGTCCCAG
Above is a genomic segment from Dehalococcoidales bacterium containing:
- a CDS encoding ABC transporter permease, with amino-acid sequence MEQLTEPARILPRSRSLWVDAGRRLLHNKKGMTCLIIILLLYGAGIFAPLVAPYHYDQQNWDQTLQSPSPEHPLGTDRLGRDMFSRIVYGIRTTVIVTVAAMLAGGLLLGIALGLVSGYFGRWADSAIMRTGEVFLAFPDILLVILIAATLKPRVLDFVRAIEDSTDIGGIVQSGVVDYLVVFGALAIVSWVGMARVVRGQVLSIKQNQYILAARALGASHLRIIARHIFPNLLPPIVVMVSIGMGSIAGAEVALSWLGLGVQPPVPSLGLMIFENGSIAILRSTPYLIFFPVITVAIIIFAFNLLGDALNDALNPKAR